Proteins encoded by one window of Engraulis encrasicolus isolate BLACKSEA-1 chromosome 21, IST_EnEncr_1.0, whole genome shotgun sequence:
- the LOC134438086 gene encoding uncharacterized protein LOC134438086, whose amino-acid sequence MENFKRKSGSGTTCAVVGCTNSRKHLNEWLGRECFDHKPATKRECPCPPLFTFFRKPDADAESRAWLKAFNLKKPPRNVFVCSHHFVDKRPTEDNPYPELWLGYSRLTQPKRRRVTERTPVPPKKRRLQSDDAPETCQPACETEPATPKYRDAQTQWEDPSLIDHPYCSTSQSVKVDKATQCEDPTVTSTTVIDDSRSRLYTGVRMVQFFTMVTALLPFSKPSITLPVVDQILMTLMKLKLNLILGDISHRFSVSTSTASIVISHWICVMGEQFKVLIPWLPRETIRATMPLPFQRNYPRTTCIIDCAESAMQRATNQDSRSDTFSQYKSRNTVKYLVAVAPNGLIMFVSESCAGRSSDKFITMDSGFLDYLRAGDEVMADRGFTIRDLLNERKVSLNIPAFTHRRKQLTNEEITRTRRVANVRIHVERAIQRLKVFKILSQTVPISMACKLDNILIICAGLVNLRSPLIRMPNEV is encoded by the exons ATGGAAAATTTCAAGAGGAAAAGTGGTTCGGGAACTACGTGTGCAGTGGTTGGCTGCACAAACTCAAGGAAACACCTGAACGAGTGGTTAGGTCGAGAGTGTTTTGACCACAAACCAGCCACAAAGAGGGAATGTCCATGTCCTCCTTTGTTTACTTTCTTTCGCAAGCCTGATGCCGACGCAGAATCACGGGCCTGGCTGAAGGCATTCAATTTAAAGAAGCCACCCCGcaacgtgtttgtgtgttcccATCACTTTGTGGACAAGAGGCCAACCGAGGACAATCCGTATCCAGAGTTGTGGTTGGGATACAGTCGCTTAACCCAGCCGAAGAGGAGGCGAGTCACCGAGCGGACCCCTGTCCCCCCAAAGAAACGTAGACTTCAATCCGATG ATGCTCCTGAAACCTGTCAGCCTGCCTGCGAGACCGAGCCTGCCACACCAAAATACAGAGATGCCCAGACCCAGTGGGAGGATCCATCACTGATTGACCACCCATACTGTTCAACATCTCAGTCTGTTAAAGTAGATAAGGCCACGCAGTGCGAGGATCCTACTGTGACTAGCACCACAGTCATTGATGATTCCAGGTCTCGGCTGTATACAGGAGTGCGCATGGTTCAATTTTTCACCATGGTGACGGCGTTGTTGCCTTTCAGTAAGCCATCAATTACCCTTCCTGTTGTAGACCAAATCCTGATGACCTTGATGAAGCTAAAACTAAATTTGATATTAGGAGATATTTCTCACCGTTTCAGTGTGTCTACATCCACTGCGAGCATTGTGATTAGTCACTGGATTTGTGTGATGGGTGAACAGTTCAAAGTCCTGATCCCCTGGCTTCCAAGAGAGACCATTCGTGCCACCATGCCCTTACCATTCCAGAGGAACTACCCCCGAACCACCTGCATCATTGACTGTGCCGAAAGTGCCATGCAGAGAGCAACAAACCAGGATTCAAGGAGTGACACGTTCAGCCAGTATAAATCACGCAATACTGTGAAATATCTTGTCGCTGTGGCCCCTAATGGGCTAATCATGTTTGTATCTGAGTCATGTGCTGGCAGAAGCAGCGACAAGTTTATCACCATGGACAGTGGTTTCCTTGATTATCTTAGGGCTGGTGATGAGGTCATGGCGGACCGTGGGTTCACCATTCGAGATCTGCTTAATGAAAGAAAGGTCAGTTTGAACATCCCTGCATTCACCCACAGGCGAAAGCAGTTGACCAATGAAGAGATAACGCGAACCAGGCGAGTAGCCAATGTCCGTATACATGTGGAAAGAGCAATCCAGAGACTAAAGGTCTTTAAAATTTTATCCCAGACCGTTCCAATCAGCATGGCATGTAAACTGGACAATATCTTGATCATCTGTGCTGGCCTAGTTAACCTGAGAAGCCCACTGATCAGAATGCCTAATGAGGTTTAA